In the genome of Bradyrhizobium ottawaense, the window GCCGTGGGCGTCCGCGAAAACCTGTTTGCGCGGGCGAGAAAGCGCAAGGCCATCCATTCCCGATCGCTCAGCCCCGCAAGGCTCCCTTCAAAAAGCCAGCTGTCGGCCGATTGGACCAGGAGTTGTAGAATTTCAATTGCCAGTCTCATTTGAGAAGTCCCACGGGAAACGGCGGCCCTGGCATCTCGATCAACGATCGAGAGCCGCCGTGTTCGGTGAATGCTGCATTCCCGTCGGGACTGGTTGAGTCCGGTATACCGTACCGTGAAGCGCGACCGGCGTGATGACACGCCGCAGCTTCAGCCCGATTGCCGGATTCCGATAACTCGACCGTTCCGTAAAAGGAACACCGAAAAACTACGCATCGCGTGGGCGTTGAATGACACGAACTCTCGCGCCTCCGGACGCGATGGTCTCTCCCGGCGCACCGCTGATGAGCGGCATCAAAGAAGGCCACGCTTGTCAGGTTTGTGTAAGCAATGGCGCTTCAGCATGCAGGGATGGAGAGAGCGCAGCGAAGAACCACCTTATGGATGGATCCGCTCCGAACAAACACCTTCCGCAAATCTCAACGGAGGGCAACGCATGCACATGGTCAGCTTCACACTCGCACTCGCATTCGCCTTCTGCCTGATGGCGCTAGCCTGACTTGGTATGGCTCTGCTGAAATGCTGCCCTTAGTTCGGCTAATTGATCGTTCGTTGCTCCCAGCAACGCGTCGGCCCCATCTGCAGGCAAGTCCGTATAAGCGATCGGCCGGTCGAACTGGCTCGCCGTGAAGTCGTACCTCTTGCCTTCGATCCGATTGTAAAAATGGTCGCCGGCCGGCAGTGGCGTCTTCAGCAGGTCGCCGCCGAAGAGTTCATGAACGAGCAGCGACGTGACGTTGCATTGTCCTGCGGCCGGATTGTCCGCCGTCCATTGGCTCGCGGTCGACCGCGACCACGCCTTGAGCAGCGCGCTTTGAACGGCCTCGGGATCGAAACTCATGTCACGTCCAAACGGCTGCCGACGAACCATATTCCGGATCATTGGATCCTAACATTCTGCTTTGCCCGACAAGTCAACTACTCCTGGTTTCAAAGAAGCAGGACGCACAAGAAACGCCCCGAAGCTTCCGCTCCGGGGCGTTGCATTCGGCGGCGTGACGCGATCAGCTCTGCGAGCGCCGCGCCATGAAGATGTCGTAGCCGACCTCGGCGACCTGGAACCAGGCGTAGCCGTCGCTCGTGAACTTGGCGAGGGAGTCGTGCACCTTCTTGAAATTGGCGTTGGTCGCGCCGACTTCGGCATGCAGCTCCTTGGCGGCCTTGTGGCAGGCATCCATGATCGACGGCGAGAAGGCGTGCAGCTTGGCGCCGCCCGCGAGCAGCTTCTTCAGCGCCAGCGGATTGGCGGTGTCGTAGCGCGCCATCATGTAGTTGTTGGCGTAGTGGCCGGCCTGCTCCAGCACGCTCTGGTAATATTTCGGCAGCGCGTTCCACTTGTCGAGGTTGACGAAGGCCAGCAGCATCGGCCCACCCTCCCACCAGCCGGGATAGTAGTAGTGCGGTGCGATCTTGTAGAAGCCGAGCTTTTCGTCGTCATAGGGGCCGACCCATTCGGCGGCATCGATGGTGCCCTTTTCCAGCGCGGGATAGATGTCGCCGCCGGCGAGTTGCTGCGGCACCACTCCGAGCTTCTGGAGCACGCGGCCGGCAAAGCCGCCGATGCGGAATTTCATGCCCTTGAGATCGTCGGGTGCGTTGACCTCTTTCCTGAACCAGCCGCCCATCTGGCAGCCGGTGTTGCCCGCGAGCAATGAGACGACGTTGTAGCTCTTGTAGAATTCGTTGAGCACGTCGCGCCCGCCGCCCTGCATGTACCAGGCCTGGTTGATGCGCATGTTGGGGCCGAACGGCACGGCCGAGCCGAAGGTGAAGGTCGGATCCTTGCCGAAATAATAGTAGGACGCGGTGTGGCCGATTTCGCAGGTGCCGTTCTGAACGGCGTCGAGCACCTGGAGGC includes:
- a CDS encoding TRAP transporter substrate-binding protein, which encodes MKRRDFIKVTGLGAAGAATLAAPAIAQSMPEIKWRMPTSWPKSLDTLFGGAEMMCKMVAEATDNKFQIQIFAAGEIVPGLQVLDAVQNGTCEIGHTASYYYFGKDPTFTFGSAVPFGPNMRINQAWYMQGGGRDVLNEFYKSYNVVSLLAGNTGCQMGGWFRKEVNAPDDLKGMKFRIGGFAGRVLQKLGVVPQQLAGGDIYPALEKGTIDAAEWVGPYDDEKLGFYKIAPHYYYPGWWEGGPMLLAFVNLDKWNALPKYYQSVLEQAGHYANNYMMARYDTANPLALKKLLAGGAKLHAFSPSIMDACHKAAKELHAEVGATNANFKKVHDSLAKFTSDGYAWFQVAEVGYDIFMARRSQS
- a CDS encoding YunG family protein, which translates into the protein MSFDPEAVQSALLKAWSRSTASQWTADNPAAGQCNVTSLLVHELFGGDLLKTPLPAGDHFYNRIEGKRYDFTASQFDRPIAYTDLPADGADALLGATNDQLAELRAAFQQSHTKSG